One stretch of Cottoperca gobio chromosome 18, fCotGob3.1, whole genome shotgun sequence DNA includes these proteins:
- the LOC115023767 gene encoding LOW QUALITY PROTEIN: wiskott-Aldrich syndrome protein family member 3 (The sequence of the model RefSeq protein was modified relative to this genomic sequence to represent the inferred CDS: deleted 2 bases in 2 codons), protein MPLVKRNIEPRHLCRGALPDGVTSELECVTNSTLAAIIKQLGSLSRHAEDIFGELFNEANSFYVRMSSLQERVDQLAVKVTQLDSTVEEVSLQDINMRKAFKSSTIQDQQVVSRTSVPNPVVEMYHRCDKPPPLNILSPYRDDKKDALKFYTDPSYFFNLWKEKMLQATEDKRKEKRRQKGCPAHPDRPHSRQAPPRSPLSISEQQKQVEDPGREVKKVRKARNRRQEWNVLAYDKEFRPDARLTPSPYHGMSSEGSLSPDSRSMASDSYPASPNHPSAQVPSAVHPTDHGMEHLSAAAQTQSLDRILRPPNPPPAAGGPPPAGRHATSLGRAPSGHGAQAGGEPTVNGPRQQSVKEYRAAHGGQPSTIPEYYIPPAPPPPPPPTIPSAQTAFDSAAPPSAASAVPPHILTLSRPYSPSPPPPPANYVPSPSHPPSGAPPAAPPPPPPGIPTGFHPLPRAAVGQSDAAPSARKSTMVGMIPMSDARSDLLAAIRRGIQLRKVQEQREQEAKREPVGNDVATILSRRIAVEYSESDDDSELDENEWSD, encoded by the exons ATGCCGTTGGTGAAGAGGAACATTGAGCCCAGGCACTTGTGCCGCGGGGCGTTGCCGGATGGGGTGACCAGTGAACTGGAGTGTGTTACCAACAGCACCCTGGCAGCCATCATCAAACAGCTGGGCAGTCTGA GTCGCCATGCTGAAGACATTTTCGGAGAACTGTTTAATGAAGCCAACAGCTTCTACGTGAGGatgagcagcctgcaggagagGGTGGACCAGCTGGCTGTGAAAGTCACCCAGCTCGACTCCACGGTGGAGGAAG TCTCCCTGCAGGATATTAACATGAGGAAGGCCTTTAAGAGTAGCACCATCCAGGACCAGCAGGTGGTGTCGAGGACCTCCGTCCCCAATCCCGTGGTGGAGATGTACCACCGCTGCGACAAGCCTCCTCCGCTCAACATTCTCAGCCCCTACAG GGACGACAAGAAGGATGCATTGAAGTTCTACACTGACCCCTCCTACTTCTTCAACCTGTGGAAGGAGAAGATGCTGCAGGCCACCGAGGACAAACGCAAGGAGAAGAGGCGGCAGAAG GGCTGTCCGGCCCACCCTGACAGGCCCCACTCCAGACAGGCCCCACCCAGGAGCCCCCTGTCCATCTCT GAGCAGCAGAAGCAGGTGGAGGATCCGGGCAGAGAGGTGAAGAAG GTGCGCAAGGCTCGCAACCGGCGTCAGGAGTGGAACGTCCTGGCCTACGACAAAGAGTTCAGACCAGACGCCAGGCTcaccccctccccttaccatgGCATGTCCTCCGAAGGCTCCCTGTCCCCTGATAGCAG GTCAATGGCGTCCGACTCCTACCCAGCCAGCCCCAACCACCCCTCCGCCCAGGTCCCCAGCGCCGTCCACCCCACCGACCACGGCATGGAGCACCTCAGTGCCGCGGCCCAGACTCAGTCGCTGGATCGGATCCTCAGGCCGCCCAACCCGCCCCCGGCAGCCGGAGGGCCCCCACCAGCAGGGCGACATGCGACCTCCCTGGGCCGGGCCCCATCAGGACACGGGGCGCAGGCCGGTGGAGAGCCCACGGTCAACGGGCCGAGGCAGCAGTCTGTTAAGGAATACCGGGCCGCGCACGG CGGGCAGCCCTCCACCATCCCAGAGTACTACATCCCTcccgcccctcctcctcct ccccccccaacCATCCCCTCAGCCCAGACCGCCTTCGACTCCGCCGCCCCGCCCTCCGCCGCCTCCGCTGTTCCCCCCCACATCCTC ACCCTCTCCCGTCCCTActccccttcccctcctcctcccccggcCAACTACGTGCCCTCCCCCTCCCACCCTCCTTCGGGTGCGCCCCCGGCCGCCCCGCCTCCTCCGCCGCCTGGAATACCCACAGGCTTCCACCCGTTACCGCGCGCTGCTGTCGGACAGTCGGATGCGGCGCCGTCAGCCAGGAAGTCCACCATGGTGGGGATGATCCCGATGAGCGACGCGCGCTCCGACCTGCTGGCCGCCATTCGTAGAG GCATCCAGCTGAGAAAGGTGCAGGAGCAGAGGGAGCAGGAGGCGAAGCGGGAGCCCGTTGGCAACGACGTGGCCACCATCCTGTCGCGCCGCATTGCCGTGGAGTACAGCGAGTCCGACGACGACTCCGAGCTCGACGAGAACGAGTGGTCCGactaa